Proteins encoded together in one Lutra lutra chromosome 4, mLutLut1.2, whole genome shotgun sequence window:
- the FBXO43 gene encoding F-box only protein 43 produces the protein MSERRSSQACHGAGKEVDRPAVNFEHSSFRDFYSTSSFQDSGYNELLQPCNFDNTDKEFFGEKEKGPTLIREHPEISNLGLTHTLESPTQKKRFFFSRKENDKTPELCETPKVSGKKRLLRRRLDISFSLLKGDFESQSSSLESSINQVLNLEKNIPGSASSFPRQTSFSPLVTSSLKAEEATSSSQKLRLNFSQQKTSTVDDSKDDCSLFEVECISPIQSNNFKDSITHDLSDSSLFVNDENIYPKLLGSSASGTSYGTNENLCVTPVSSLVANIKFNASQSLSPTAEVKCNISTPEDSGFNSLCLDKSEDSLSDQEGSFRELWKQKGMVKVEDTIKKSRHLRRLRRLSTLQEQSSQSETERDSDLEATPAAASDTSENQLSSYNEILSFKNLSKTPALQLVHELFMRNKRKRFQQTGAHEWLEEKDGGQIAVLQCVLAGLIGKKMGIEKLDILTELKYRNLKHILAIVLGSLTAENLCSVWKVSRNWREIIVQDKKANRRRKFYISQLKADSEGARVNVEDAATRLHLLNRSALRSVQAQAKIPGFQKGEVSTFSPWGEVLTPIASSSVTPLSSKQEAYVKVAKTLFIDEALKPCPRCQSPAKYQPYEKRGLCSHTACGFDFCVLCLCAYHGSEECSRGAAKPRTRKDALPGSAQSKRNLKRL, from the exons ATGTCAGAGAGACGTTCAAGTCAAGCTTGCCATGGAGCGGGAAAGGAGGTGGACCGTCCTGCTGTCAATTTCGAACACTCCAGCTTCAGAGACTTTTACTCCACATCTTCATTTCAAGATAGTGGCTACAATGAGCTGTTACAACCTTGCAACTTTGATAATACAGATAAAGAattttttggagagaaagaaaaaggcccAACATTAATCCGTGAACATCCTGAAATTTCAAATCTGGGCTTAACTCATACTTTAGAATCTCCAACtcaaaaaaagagatttttcttttctaggaaGGAGAATGATAAAACTCCAGAACTTTGTGAAACCCCTAAAGTCAGTGGGAAAAAACGTTTACTGCGTAGAAGGTTGGAcatatctttctctctcctaaaGGGGGACTTTGAATCACAAAGTAGTTCTCTAGAAAGTAGTATAAACCAAGTTctcaacttagaaaaaaatattccaggcAGTGCTTCAAGTTTTCCAAGACAAACCAGTTTTAGTCCTTTAGTTACTAGTTCTTTGAAAGCAGAAGAAGCAACTTCCAGCAGTCAAAAATTGAGGCTTAATTTTTCTCAACAGAAGACTTCCACAGTTGATGATTCCAAAGATGACTGTAGCCTATTTGAGGTTGAATGTATATCTCCGATTCagagtaataattttaaagactCTATCACACATGACCTTAGTGATAGCAGTCTATTTGTTAATGATGAGAATATATATCCCAAACTTCTGGGCTCTTCTGCTAGTGGAACATCTTATGGAACAAACGAGAACTTATGTGTGACTCCAGTAAGTAGTCTTGTagcaaatattaaatttaatgCAAGTCAAAGTCTGTCTCCTACAGCTGAAGTGAAGTGCAATATTTCAACACCTGAAGACAGTGGTTTTAACTCACTTTGTTTGGATAAATCAGAAGATTCCCTCTCTGACCAGGAGGGTTCTTTTCGAGAACTttggaaacaaaaaggaatggTCAAAGTGGAGGACACCATAAAAAAGTCAAGGCATCTTCGAAGGCTGAGAAGATTGTCCACGCTTCAGGAACAAAGCTCACAatctgagacagagagggacTCTGACTTGGAAGCAACACCAGCAGCTGCTTCAGACACCTCGGAGAATCAGCTGAGCAGTTACAATGAGATTTTAAGCTTTAAGAATTTATCAAAGACCCCAGCCTTGCAGTTAGTGCACGAGCTTTtcatgagaaacaaaagaaaaagattccaGCAAACTGGTGCTCATGAATGGTTAGAAGAGAAGGATGGGGGGCAAATAGCCGTACTACAGTGTGTCCTCGCAGGACTGATTGGCAAGAAAATGGGTATAGAAAAACTGGACATCttaacagaattaaaatatagaaatttaaaacatattcttGCTATAGTTTTAGGTTCCTTGACTGCAGAAAACCTATGCag TGTTTGGAAAGTGAGCAGAAATTGGCGTGAAATTATTGTTCaagataaaaaagcaaatagGAGGAGGAAATTCTATATCTCACAACTGAAAGCAGATTCTGAG GGAGCTAGAGTAAATGTTGAGGATGCCGCCACTAGGCTCCATCTTTTAAATCGATCAGCTTTAAGATCCGTGCAAGCTCAGGCTAAGATACCAGGTTTTCAGAAAGGAGAAGTTTCAACATTTTCTCCTTGGGGAGAAGTCTTGACACCTATAGCAAGTTCTTCTGTTACCCCCTTAAGTAGTAAACAGGAAGCATATGTTAAG GTTGCCAAAACACTATTTATTGATGAAGCCTTAAAACCTTGCCCCAGGTGCCAATCCCCTGCTAAGTACCAGCCATATGAGAAAAGGGGACTGTGTAGCCACACAGCCTGTGGTTTTGACTTTTGTGTGTTATGTTTGTGTGCTTACCATGGGTCTGAAGAATGTAGTAGAGGAGCAGCAAAGCCAAGAACTAGAAAAGATGCTCTTCCAGGAAGTGCCCAGAGTAAGCGGAATTTAAAACGCCTTTAA
- the LOC125097247 gene encoding translation initiation factor IF-2-like — MSSGAVCGYVLRRIKETPEARLPFLAPLLRTSPSVPLCPSSARRPAGHFYLSSHSISWTVRPRSRRAGSRRGRRHRGTRPGRVGPLSGGGRASAPTGGGGVRPGPGRRTHCGEPVPRERRAQPPWPRAPACPHCLSSIATRRRRGPRALRGVGARSGSRSGCRGETGATWRWRPDGPARAPGTAAACPRSGSPRSHQILQKKDLKILWQQMISLWTTLMNS; from the exons ATGAGTTCAGGCGCTGTGTGTGGCTATGTCCTCCGTCGTATCAAGGAAACCCCCGAGGCCCGACTCCCCTTTCTTGCTCCTCTTCTCAGGACCAGCccatctgtccctctctgtccctcatccGCTCGCCGGCCGGCCGGTCATTTCTACCTAAGCAGTCACTCAATTTCCTGGACGGTGCGGCCAAGGTCTCGACGTGCGGGATCACGCCGGGGCCGCCGGCACCGCGGCACGAGGCCCGGGCGAGTCGGGCCTCTCTCCGGGGGTGGCCGCGCGAGTGCCCCCACCGGTGGCGGCGGCGTCCGCCCCGGGCCGGGAAGGAGGACGCACTGCGGCGAGCCGGTGCCCCGGGAAAGGCGCGCGCAGCCGCCTTGGCCTCGGGCGCCCGCCTGCCCGCATTGTCTCAGCTCCATAGCAACTCGGCGGCGGCGGGGGCCACGCGCGCTGCGCGGCGTCGGCGCGCGCTCCGGCTCCCGCTCCGGCTGCCGGGGAGAGACCGGCGCTACCTGGCGATGGCGCCCTGACGGCCCCGCGCGGGCGCCGGGAACGGCGGCGGCATGCCCGAGAAGCGGCTCACCGCGG AGCCACCAGATATTACAGAAGAAGGATTT